Proteins encoded by one window of Pantanalinema sp.:
- a CDS encoding glycosyltransferase family 39 protein has protein sequence MPTPRQTLRLSLFLFALALLMFGLQLGLDSLYDWDEAWYGQVAKEMIRSGDWVTLQWRGAPFFDKPPLAIWAIALSFKVFGASEWAARLPSALCSAACVAVLFWIGRMVFERQGAAFLSALVLLTTLPFVKAGRMAMLDGPLTLAFTFGIATFLASRRDGRWGIGFGLALAAVWMIKGPLAILLALVCLAFAILERRAYAWGSPWLLLGLLLGGTCLAPWYAAQWGRYGMEFVQSHLGIHVLGRAASAMDGHQGGPWFYLIQLAAQNHPWFLVLVAAIPYAWRHREARAIRLSACWGGGVLVAFSMAATKLPWYVVPMYPGLALMVGAYLDHLMARKAPAVGLGRAWQVLGALLLVGGIPYLILSPTPGDRGYVIGVAVLGLGVILGGRLLSGPRHRQGPWVVAASAYLGLLGLIPANIQWETRFSPDLRPFAAVAAEQVPAARGINYLGATTRPSFVYYLDRPERLVTADVLAAAWGPGETALLSAEEWAAIGPRLAGARLSASASGMVFVTAPLRLH, from the coding sequence ATGCCCACCCCACGCCAAACCCTCAGGCTCTCCCTTTTCCTCTTCGCGCTGGCGCTCTTGATGTTCGGCCTCCAGCTCGGCCTTGACTCCCTCTATGACTGGGACGAGGCCTGGTACGGGCAGGTCGCCAAGGAGATGATCCGCTCGGGCGACTGGGTCACCCTGCAGTGGCGCGGCGCCCCCTTCTTCGACAAGCCCCCGCTCGCCATCTGGGCGATCGCCCTGAGCTTCAAGGTCTTCGGCGCGAGCGAGTGGGCCGCCCGCCTCCCATCCGCGCTCTGTTCCGCGGCCTGCGTTGCGGTCCTCTTCTGGATCGGGCGGATGGTCTTCGAACGGCAAGGGGCCGCCTTTCTCTCGGCGCTCGTCCTGCTGACGACCCTCCCCTTCGTCAAGGCGGGCCGGATGGCCATGCTCGACGGCCCGCTCACGCTGGCGTTCACCTTCGGCATCGCGACCTTCCTCGCCTCACGGCGCGACGGCCGCTGGGGCATCGGCTTCGGCCTCGCGCTCGCCGCGGTCTGGATGATCAAGGGGCCGCTCGCCATCCTGCTCGCGCTCGTGTGCCTCGCCTTCGCCATCCTGGAGCGCAGGGCCTACGCATGGGGGTCCCCATGGCTGCTGCTGGGCTTGCTCCTCGGCGGGACCTGCCTTGCCCCGTGGTATGCCGCTCAGTGGGGCCGGTACGGGATGGAGTTCGTGCAGAGCCACCTGGGGATCCATGTCCTCGGCCGCGCTGCAAGCGCCATGGACGGCCACCAGGGGGGGCCCTGGTTCTACCTGATCCAGCTCGCCGCGCAGAATCACCCCTGGTTTCTCGTGCTGGTGGCGGCCATCCCCTACGCCTGGCGTCACCGGGAGGCGCGCGCCATCCGCCTTTCGGCCTGCTGGGGCGGGGGCGTCCTGGTGGCCTTCTCCATGGCCGCCACCAAGCTTCCGTGGTACGTGGTGCCGATGTACCCCGGCTTGGCGCTGATGGTCGGCGCCTACCTCGACCACCTCATGGCCCGCAAGGCGCCGGCTGTTGGCCTCGGCAGGGCCTGGCAGGTCCTCGGCGCCCTCCTCCTGGTCGGGGGCATCCCTTACCTCATCCTCTCGCCGACGCCGGGAGACCGGGGCTACGTCATCGGCGTCGCCGTGCTTGGACTGGGGGTGATCCTAGGGGGCCGGCTGCTCTCAGGCCCCCGTCACCGGCAAGGCCCCTGGGTGGTCGCGGCGAGCGCCTATCTCGGCCTGCTTGGGCTCATTCCGGCCAACATCCAGTGGGAGACCCGCTTCTCGCCGGACCTGCGTCCGTTCGCCGCGGTGGCCGCCGAGCAGGTCCCTGCCGCGCGCGGGATCAATTACCTGGGCGCCACGACGCGCCCCTCGTTCGTCTACTACCTGGATCGGCCCGAGCGGCTCGTGACGGCCGACGTGCTGGCCGCCGCCTGGGGCCCAGGCGAGACGGCCTTGCTGAGCGCGGAGGAGTGGGCGGCGATCGGGCCTCGGCTCGCTGGCGCGCGGCTCAGCGCCTCTGCGAGCGGCATGGTGTTCGTCACCGCCCCGCTCCGGCTTCATTAA